The genome window CAACATCGCCGAAGACGTCATCTTCTGGATCAAGGGCGCCGACGTCCGCCACCACTCCGCCGAAGCCGCGGGCGACACCGGCACCGGGCCGCGCCTCGCCTAGATAAGGTGGGCGTCCCGCTTGAGGGACGGCCTTTTCCCAACGGAGCTCGTTGCGGCTCGCCCGCCATGCGCCACCAGAAGTTCTGCTACTTCCACGACCCCAGGCGCCAGCGCCGCCTGGTCGAGCGCGCCATCGCCGCGGGCGAGCCGCTCCCCGACTTCCGCGATCCCATGAAGATGCTCCACTGGACCACCCTCTCGCTCGCCGCCGGCCGCATCTCCTCCAAGGCCGCCGGCCAGCTCATCTACGCCGTCCAGCAACGCCTCTACCGCTAGGACCTTAGGACGCTATCCAATCCCGAGCTGCCGCATCTAAACGAAGGTATAATCGGCGGTAATCCCCTCGGAAAGAAGTCTTCGGAATATCCATGGCGAAATCGATCAAGGCGGTCCTGTTAGGGCTTTCGGCGCTGGTGGTGATCTTCGTGGTCGCCGGCGGGCTGGGAGTGCGGGCGGCGAGCAATGAAGGCGCGTACCGGCAGTTGGGCGTGTACAGCGAAGTGCTGTCGCGCGTGCGCAGCGAGTACGTGGAGGAGCCGAACGTGGCGCAGGTCACCGACGGCGCGCTGCACGGCCTGCTCGAAGCGCTCGACGCCAACTCCAGCTACCTGAATCCGACCGAGTACAAGCAGTTCAAGGAACACAAGAACGATGGCAAGGCCGGCATCGGCGCGGCCGTCTCGAAGCGCTTCGGGTATGGCGCGATCATCTCGGTGCTGCCGAACGGGCCGGCGGCGAAGGCCGGCGTGGAAGCCGGGGACATCATCGAGGCGATCGACGGGCGGTCGACGCGCGAGATGTCGCTGGCGGAGCTGCGGACGCTGTTGAGCGGGCAGCAGGGCTCGAACGTGGCGCTCTCCATCGTGCGGGCGCGGCGGGCGGAGCCGAGCAAGATCGTGGTCACGCGCGACATCGTGAACCCGCCGCCGGTGAGCGAGAAGATGCTCGACGACGGCATCGGGTACATCAAGGCGGAGGCGCTGACCAAAGGGAAGGCGCAGGAGATCGCCGGCGACATCAAGCGGCTGCAGCATGGCGGGGCGAAGAAGCTGATCCTCGACCTGCGGAATTCCGCCGAGGGCGAGCAGTCGGAAGGCGTCGCGGTCGCGAACCTGTTCCTCGACCACGGGACGATCGCGTACGTGCAGGGGCAGAAGTATCCGCGCGAGACGTTCACGGCGGACCCGGCGAAGGCGATGACGAAGCTGCCGCTGGTGGTGCTGGTGAACCGCGGAACGGCGGGCCCGGCGGAGATCGTGGCCGCCTCCATCCTGGAGAACGCGCGCGGCGACGTGGTCGGCGACAAGACCTTCGGCGTCGGGTCGATCCAGAAGATCATCGAGGTGCAGGACGGCTC of Terriglobales bacterium contains these proteins:
- a CDS encoding S41 family peptidase — protein: MAKSIKAVLLGLSALVVIFVVAGGLGVRAASNEGAYRQLGVYSEVLSRVRSEYVEEPNVAQVTDGALHGLLEALDANSSYLNPTEYKQFKEHKNDGKAGIGAAVSKRFGYGAIISVLPNGPAAKAGVEAGDIIEAIDGRSTREMSLAELRTLLSGQQGSNVALSIVRARRAEPSKIVVTRDIVNPPPVSEKMLDDGIGYIKAEALTKGKAQEIAGDIKRLQHGGAKKLILDLRNSAEGEQSEGVAVANLFLDHGTIAYVQGQKYPRETFTADPAKAMTKLPLVVLVNRGTAGPAEIVAASILENARGDVVGDKTFGVGSIQKIIEVQDGSALILSVAKYYTPSGKAIQDAAVTPNILVADKEDALDALDEDSSTAPPPQAAKPPQEDEQLKRAVEVLKQQKA